From Rutidosis leptorrhynchoides isolate AG116_Rl617_1_P2 chromosome 3, CSIRO_AGI_Rlap_v1, whole genome shotgun sequence, a single genomic window includes:
- the LOC139899669 gene encoding uncharacterized protein → MELNNIVSSVTLSVKPDSWKYTLDPSGTYTTKSMAKLINILKLGGNTLNTTIPHNKLLPQKVFIFIWRALQKKLPVRSELDKRGIDLDSTLCPLCEMDIETTDHILGLCPKSTLIWKHVLDWWAQDNTLISNVNDAIINDQAFALNKLGNSIWQATKWTTCYTIWKHRNLNVFSKKTWSPASILSEIQTQSYSWISKRLRKKKSIMWHQWLINASFFVTDPPHRVGIG, encoded by the coding sequence ATGGAATTAAACAACATCGTCTCTTCCGTCACATTATCCGTCAAACCCGACTCCTGGAAATACACTCTTGACCCCTCGGGTACCTACACCACCAAATCTATGGCAAAACTGATTAACATATTGAAACTTGGTGGTAACACTCTCAACACAACGATCCCCCACAACAAACTCCTGCCTCAAAAAGTCTTCATCTTCATATGGCGAGCCCTACAAAAAAAGCTACCGGTCAGATCTGAATTAGACAAACGTGGCATTGATCTCGACTCCACATTGTGCCCTTTATGCGAAATGGATATTGAAACCACTGATCACATTCTCGGACTGTGCCCTAAATCGACTCTAATATGGAAACATGTTCTTGATTGGTGGGCCCAAGACAACACACTAATCTCCAATGTAAATGATGCGATTATCAATGATCAAGCCTTCGCTCTCAATAAACTCGGGAACTCAATATGGCAAGCAACCAAATGGACTACATGCTACACAATATGGAAACATAGAAATTTAAATGTTTTCTCCAAAAAAACGTGGTCTCCCGCCTCGATTCTCTCCGAAATACAAACTCAAAGTTATAGTTGGATATCCAAAAGATTGCGCAAAAAGAAATCAATCATGTGGCACCAATGGCTCATCAATGCTTCCTTCTTCGTTACGGATCCACCACATCGTGTCGGTATAGGTTGA